The following nucleotide sequence is from Fructobacillus americanaquae.
TCGTTTGGTAAGAATTCAACAACCGTTTGGTCTTGAACTGAAAGCGAATCGAGGGCTTGATGTGTCACATTGACGACATCTTGATTCGTAATTTGTTTATTTTGATTTTCAATCGAAACGAGCCCGGTCACCGTTTGGATGTCCACATGGTTAGCTGGTAAGCCAACAACCACCTCGTTAACTTCAATATTTGCCTTTGCAGCAGCCTGTGAAACTGCTTGTGAAATGGCCTCAGCCGTTTGGTTGATGTCAACAATCACGCCACGGCGTAAACCAGCACCAGGGGCACTGCCCGTAGCAATGACGTTGAAGCGACCATTTTCGCTTTGGGCAACGACCACTTTAACCATGGTTGTCCCGATATCTAATCCAACTATCACGCCATCTTGGGTCATGCAAATCTCCCCTTTTTTAATAAAAATTTAGAAATTAAACCTAAAAATAATCTTATCATATTATACCTTACTCTGGTAGGGCTTAGAGCCAATTTATGAGCAAGTTTTTTCATTATGAACCATTATATGGATATGAGTATGATCCATATTGCAAATCAACAATCCCAACTGTCGACATTTGCGCTGCAATCCCAGCATAATATTGCATTTTATCGGCCAATGTATTCTGAGTTGCATAAACCGTATTGCCGTCATTCATTGACAATACTAGTTTATCGCTATTATTTGTATCTGGTGCAAATTTAATCTCGCCAATATCCTGACGTATTGGCTTATCCAAAGAAGAAACTGCCCTAGCAACCCTTTTAATCCGGGTCACAGAAGAAAAATCAGTATAGATGGGTCCCTGACCATCAACTTGGTTGATTTTGCTTTGATTTCCGGCTGAATCGAGTTGATACCATTGTTCACCCTTCTTTAGAAAACCGGCATTAATTTTCTCACCTGCTTCAATTGAAACCGTGCTCTTTGTTAATGAAATTTTCACCTGCGAAATTTTATCGTTACTTCTTTTTAGTTTTTGTTCTAAAAAAGTTTCTTGAAAGAAAACTTGGTAACGGTAATCACCGGGCTTAATCCCCACTTCTTTTTCAATTGTCTCAGATGGGATATTGCCAGCATCAACATTAACTGTCGTAATTTTCACCCAAGGTTGCCAAATCATTAAAATGGTTGCGATTGCTGCCAAAAAAATAAAGGACACGGTGGCACTGGTCCATCTGGGATTCATTCGCATTGTCATTTTAATTCTTTGCAAGGCAATTACTCCTAGTCTTTGATGACTGATTTGATCAAGCGATAGAACCGGTCACCGGCATCGGTGATCCCAACAGCTGCTGCTTGAACCTTCATGGCTTCTGCCTGTTGGTCGTTTAATAGCAAAGCATCCGCAGCCTTGACCAAGGATTGGCCATTAAAATCAGGTTCCTTAATCGACAAAGCAGCTCCCGCTTCCACCAAGGCACTCGCATTTTTAGTTTGGTGGTCACCCGTCACAAACGGCGATGGCACCAAAATAGCTGGTAGACCAAGAGCCGTTAATTCGGCAATCGATGTTGCCCCTGCCCGAGAAACCAAAACATCCGCCTTTTTCATCACAGCTGGCATGTTATCAATATAAGGCAAAACTTTAATATGATCGCCAAGTGTCAGGCCCCGCTCTTGCAACAAGCGGTTAAAGTTATCAATTCGCTTTGGTCCGGCAACCAAGACAACCTGGTAAGGACGGTCATTGAATGTTGAAATCGCATCAAGAGTCGCTAAGTTAATGGCTGGTGCACCTTGTGACCCCCCAAAAATCAACAACGTCTTTTTGTCATCCTCTAATCCATAACTCGTCCATGAAAAATCAGATTGAAGGTTCGCAACTTCCTGAGCTCTGGGATTACCAATCACCGCTGTTTTATCAACCGGGAACTGGTCCTTAGCTGCTTCAAATCCCAGTCCAATTTTGGTTGCATTTTTAGCCAAAAACTTGTTGGTCACACCAGCAACTGAGTTTTGCTCATGAATGACCGTTGGGATGCCCATTTGTTGGGCAGCATATAAAACAGCACCGGAAACATAACCACCAGTACCAACAACGACATCCGGCTGAAAGTTCTTTAAAATTTTCTTAGCAGCAGCAGTGGCCTTCAAAAATAAATAAATCGTTTTAAAATTGGTTAACGAGAGCGAGCGCGAAAAACCTTGGACCTCCAATTGCATAAAAGGCAAGTTTGTCTTTGGCACGATCTGCTTTTCAACTCCACGGAAAGAACCAATATACAAAAATTCGGCTTCCGGTTCCTTTTTCTCAATGATTTTGGCCAAAGCTAAGGCCGGATAAATATGGCCTCCCGTTCCACCACCTGATAACACTATTTTCATCTTTGCTCTCCTTACCCAATCTGCAAACTATTTTTTAAGGCTTGTTCGTAAGCATCCCCACGAATTTCAAAATTAGGATATTGATCCCAAGAAGCGGCGGCTGGTGAAAAGAGAACTACTTCTCCTGGCTTGGCCATTTGGACAGCCAATGGTGCCGCTTCTTCGACTGATTTGACAACCGTTACCGGTAAATTCAAGGAATTGGCCAAAGCCTTCACCTTATCGTGCGTTTCCCCAAAGGCAATTACCTGACGAACATGCTTTAGGTCTGGGGCCAAGCGAGACAAGTCATCCCCACGGTCTAGTCCCCCGGCCAGCCAAACAACTGGCTGGTGAAAGGCAGATAAGGCGGCTTGCGTCGCTTCAATATCAGTTGCCTTCGAATCGTTATAATACAAGACACCCTGCTTTTTAAACAAGAATTCCAACCGGTGCTTAACGCCCGAAAAGGTCTGCAAAACATCAACGATGCCTGCTGGGTCAGCACCCGCAACCGTTGCTGCCGCGGCTGCCGCTAAAACATTTTCCAAATTAGGTTGGCCAACAAGCTTAACATCTTTGAAAGGCATTAGTGTTTGTCCTGCAAAAATGAGATCATCGCCACGTTGATGAGCATAGGCCGCTTGGTCTTGATCATCAAAGAGCAATACCTGAGCTGCTGTCTTACTTTCAATTAGTGGCGTATCTGGTCCCTGCCCATTTAAAATCAGAAGCTGATCAGGCCGCTGGTTCTCTGTGACGTGAATCTTTGCCGCTAAGTAAGCCGTTCTCGTATGATGGAAGTCTAGATGGTTTGCAAAGACATTGGTAACCACGGCAATATCAGGCTGAATCATTGGAATCCCAACTAATTGGAAAGAAGACAATTCTAAGACAAGCGTATCTTCCTGCTTCATCGGACCAATAACCTGACAAACTGGCGTTCCAATATTACCAGCAACAACGACTTTCCCCTGTTTTGGATCGGCTTGCAGCATCTTGCCCAAAAGCGTTGTGGTCGTCGTCTTCCCGTTTGAACCGGTAACAACAATCAAACGTCCAGTAAAAGTCGACAAGGCAACAGAAACTTCAGTCAAAATTGGGATCTTCAACCGCTCCGCTTTTGCTAGCAATGGTTGTTCATAATGGATACCTGGATTTTTAACGACAAAATCAGTTCCTTCGGCCAAAGATTCTGCTTGGTCGTTTTCCAAAAAGACAACACCGGCAGCTTGCAAGGCTTTAAAATCAGCGTCTTCTTCAATTTTGTCCCGATTGGCAACTGTGACTTGTGCACCAAGTTCTACTAGACGCTTGGCAGCGGCCTTCCCTGATTTGGCCCAACCCAACACTAATACTTGTTTGTTTTTAAAATTTAACTCTGCCATACCCTTCTCCTTTTTTCTTGAACACACAATGCTGATTTTTTATGTACAGTGGTTAACGTTATTAACCACTTTTAAATTCTAGTAAAAAATGAAAACAGCCAAAATGGCCAAAACTAATCCAACTGACCAAAAGGCAATATCAATTTGCCACTCCGACCAACCAAATTTTTCAAAGGAGTGGTGAATTGGCGCCATTGGAAAGACTCGCTTATGGAAAAAGTGATAAGAAAATGTCTGAATAATAACAGACAAAGTTTCAATCACGAAGACCAAACCAATAATTAACAGTGAAATCACAGCATGCAGCAAGATCGATTCAACTGCCAAACCAGCCCCCAAGGCGAGCGAACCCGTATCGCCCATAAAAATCTTAGCCTTTGGTAAATTGAAAATCAAAAAGCCAACTAACGTTCCAATCAAAATCAGGTTAAAGGAAACCATCGCCCAATCAGCGGCCCAAT
It contains:
- a CDS encoding cell division protein FtsQ/DivIB, translated to MTMRMNPRWTSATVSFIFLAAIATILMIWQPWVKITTVNVDAGNIPSETIEKEVGIKPGDYRYQVFFQETFLEQKLKRSNDKISQVKISLTKSTVSIEAGEKINAGFLKKGEQWYQLDSAGNQSKINQVDGQGPIYTDFSSVTRIKRVARAVSSLDKPIRQDIGEIKFAPDTNNSDKLVLSMNDGNTVYATQNTLADKMQYYAGIAAQMSTVGIVDLQYGSYSYPYNGS
- the murG gene encoding undecaprenyldiphospho-muramoylpentapeptide beta-N-acetylglucosaminyltransferase, with the protein product MKIVLSGGGTGGHIYPALALAKIIEKKEPEAEFLYIGSFRGVEKQIVPKTNLPFMQLEVQGFSRSLSLTNFKTIYLFLKATAAAKKILKNFQPDVVVGTGGYVSGAVLYAAQQMGIPTVIHEQNSVAGVTNKFLAKNATKIGLGFEAAKDQFPVDKTAVIGNPRAQEVANLQSDFSWTSYGLEDDKKTLLIFGGSQGAPAINLATLDAISTFNDRPYQVVLVAGPKRIDNFNRLLQERGLTLGDHIKVLPYIDNMPAVMKKADVLVSRAGATSIAELTALGLPAILVPSPFVTGDHQTKNASALVEAGAALSIKEPDFNGQSLVKAADALLLNDQQAEAMKVQAAAVGITDAGDRFYRLIKSVIKD
- the murD gene encoding UDP-N-acetylmuramoyl-L-alanine--D-glutamate ligase; the encoded protein is MAELNFKNKQVLVLGWAKSGKAAAKRLVELGAQVTVANRDKIEEDADFKALQAAGVVFLENDQAESLAEGTDFVVKNPGIHYEQPLLAKAERLKIPILTEVSVALSTFTGRLIVVTGSNGKTTTTTLLGKMLQADPKQGKVVVAGNIGTPVCQVIGPMKQEDTLVLELSSFQLVGIPMIQPDIAVVTNVFANHLDFHHTRTAYLAAKIHVTENQRPDQLLILNGQGPDTPLIESKTAAQVLLFDDQDQAAYAHQRGDDLIFAGQTLMPFKDVKLVGQPNLENVLAAAAAATVAGADPAGIVDVLQTFSGVKHRLEFLFKKQGVLYYNDSKATDIEATQAALSAFHQPVVWLAGGLDRGDDLSRLAPDLKHVRQVIAFGETHDKVKALANSLNLPVTVVKSVEEAAPLAVQMAKPGEVVLFSPAAASWDQYPNFEIRGDAYEQALKNSLQIG